The genomic stretch CACATTACAGCCTCAACAAGGAGCCTGGAGAGATGATTTTTCCAAGTTGATGCTCAGTGAGTGTGAAATGAGAAGTGCTGGACACAGCGAGCTGCACATGGTTCACAGCATGTGTGTGCTGAGGCACCAGgcaagggctgcagctgtgagaacatctctgagagctgctgccagcactgtccAGGAGCAAGGTGTGATGCTCCACACACCTGCCTTGCAGGTCTTCCCACACTTTACCTCTACAACACGTTTGTAGGCTAAAGACAAACCCTTCCCAGTTCTCCCTGGACACGCACATGCTTTTGTTTACCTAAGAAATAACAGCAAAGTTAAATGTTCTTTTCATTAACGCTGAGAAACAGAAGGCTCTTCCCTTTAAAACATCCCCCAAACAAATATGCATGTTTAGAGAACCATTCAAAATAACTACTTTGAGCTGCTATCACGTTGGAATTTCATGAGCTAGAATATTTTTGAAGATGCTGACTGTACCCTGTGCCCAAGCTCAATAGACAAAATTATAGAAAATGGGTATTAGTCGGAACACAATTTTCCAAGAACCACTTTTCAGTCTCTTTTCAGCCAGAAAGGGTGACAGGACCTTGGTAGAGGCTAGGAAAAGGGAATGCTAAGAGATTATCAGGCCACATGGGATGTGCAGTAAAGCACAAAACAAGGCAGTGAGTAAACCAgcacaggaaaggaagaaaaagcccTACAAAACCCACGATGTGTGCCAAGTGTCACCTCCATCAATTGCCTCCCTTCTCCAACCCTTCATCTGTCCTTTGTCCCCTACAATCTCCAGCTCCCTGGGGCAGGAAATTGCATGCAAATAAATATTGCCAGCCCTCCTTGCACAATTAAGCCTTTTGTAAGGAAGGCCCTGACAAAATTTTACAAGGTCTGTTATTTTTACATCAGGATAGTAACAGCAACACTTTGCACTTCTATAGGAGAGCCCTAAGTGCTGTGGGAATAGTAGCCAGCCTCTAACaccccagggacaggagcaggctGGCGAGGGACTGCCTCCCTCATCTGCCAGATGCAGATTCCCCTGAAGTAAAATGAACCAGCTACTAAAATTACCTCCTGTGGAGTGAGTTTTCCATTCAGCGCAGTTTGATGCATCATTTCCTAACAGCTAAAGAACATCTCCCATTTTAACAGCTTTCCCCAAAGGCACAGGACAGAAAACTACTCTCCAGTTGTTGGTTCCTGCACATTAGAGCAATGCTTGAGCATGAAATACAAGGCAGAGCTGAAGCACCACCCACCACCACATCCCCATGCACAGACCATTGTCTTGTGCACCTTTATTTGGCTTTAACTGCTCTGGACACCACAAGAATGTGAACTCCATGTATTAAAGAGTATCTGACAATAGGACAGATATACAGACATACAAACAGAGATATTGTTAAGAACATACCAAAAAATTACTAAGTTGACAAAActctgtttaaaaaaagaaaaaaaaaaccccaaatctaagCCATTTCGGACTTCAatttcccttctcctccttcaGAAAGGGAGGGTGGTGTAAAGTGTCCTGGACATCCCAGACACCTAGACACACTGGCTGGCAGATGCTCAGCAGGACCAAGCTACAAAACCAAAGATCATCAGCAAACAATGCAATAACAGCTCTTACTAAATATCACCTGCCACCAGCAGAGCAAGGTCCTCCCCTCCACCTGAGAGCACAGGGGACAGCACAGGTTAAAGCACACTGACCAAGTGACACAACTTCACTTGGGAAGTtgcaagggaagggaaaagaaagtaAGTTCCAGGCTAACTGCAACACAAAACTacggaaaaaagggatttttttccatcTTAAAATGGAATTGTATGATTTATTCTTCTTTACTTGGTAATACAGCTAAGTTTTCCTGCCAGTTCAAGGCTGAGATCACCTGTGAGTGACAAAAGGCACCGTGACAAATGCATGGCCACTGTCACAGGGTGACCAGGGAGCTCAGCAGAGCCACTGCTGCCCAATGCCTGGCTCCAGCCAAGCAGAAGGAAAGACAGCCCCCAAGAACTGGGCATGCAAGAGGCCCCATGCCTGCTTTCAGCCCTCCTTCTTTGAGCTCAGAGCTCTTTTCTTGAGCCTCTTTTCCCTGGATAAAGCTCTCAGAGTGAGTTTAAGCAAAGGACTCCTACAGCTGCTCACCCTGCATGAGAGCAGGGGCATCCTCACCACCAGCCCCTGTCCAGTCTCTCAGATACTGCCCCAGAACTGCTGCTTTCCTGCCCAACAGGAGCCACCACTCCCAAAACCAGACAGGGGGCTGGGGAAACACCAAACTTTCTTCTCCAGTGGACTCCAACCCAGCTGGAGAAAATGCCACCAACAAACCCTTGCACAACCCAGCATCAAAGCCAGCCCTACTCCTGGGGCAGAACGAGGTCACCTCCTGTGCCCCTTCCAACCTCTCCTTTTCCAGGATATTTCTTTACAATTAGCTGGCTTCTCCACAGCCCTCAGGCTGGTGGTTTGCTGAGGAACTGCCTGGGGCAGACAATCCCAGCCACATCCACCTAAACCACTTTTTTCTGGGGACTATCACTGAAACAAAGGGGCGCTGGAGGAAAGCTTTGATGTCAGGAAAGGACTAAGGCACACTCTGGTGAATTGTGCTGGGATTCCTCATAGGTCAATAAACTTTACAGCAGGACTGGTACGGAACCTTGGAGGGTAAAAAAGTGTTTCTGAAATAGCTTGCTAAGACAGGCATTTTTACACACATTTTCCTTGCTAGAGAGGCAGCCCCTGCAAACAGAAGTGTCTGCACAATGCCATGCTACTACTTCACTGTCCTTATAAattccaaaattgtccctaaaatacAACAGTAAAGAAATAACAAGAAGGGACCATTTTTGTCTGATGTTTGCTGTTTGCACCTGCAGGACAATGATTAAGTACAGGGACTGCCCTGGAAACAAAGGAAAGAGTAAGTACTCCATGCTGTGGAGACTCATGGCTGTACAGCATACACTGTACTCATCCTGACAACTGGAAAGAGCAGGGACTGGAAGGAGAATTAAATCAGCTTTTGCCCCACAGCTCAAGCCCCACAAGGCCATAACCAACAGAGTGAGCTCAAACCCCTTCCCACCTCGGGGGGATGGGAAACCAaggctttcccccccccccccccctcctgaTGTAAAAGATGAAAATTGCTGAATTCACAGCTCTGCTATTTCTTCTGACCCAGTTCACCATTCCGGCGAACGCCACTCCTGGCTGGCCCACGCTGCCTTGCTCTATTTTCCATGCTGCTCTCCTGCTTCTTCATGCAagcagagatgctgctgctgcaaccGAGGTGCTCAGAAGgaacaaagcagcagcacaggcagaaatTCAGGGGCAAGAACAAGGGAaaccctgcagttccctctcctcCACCCATGTGGTctctgctgctgtgcagctgagctggaggcctCAATTATTTGCTTTTTAGCTCAGGACAAGCAAATTATTGAGCTTCCCACCACAAAGCTTGCCATCTAGAGCTCAGTGTTAGTGACAGCCTGGCCTGGAAGACTGCAATTTCCTGAACATGACAAAATTCTCCAAAGTGTTGACAATTATTCTGATATGAAGTGCTTCATCCAGCTGTCTTTAAAAGAAGGACTAAAGCAGTAAAAGAAGATGCTGGTTTCAATGCAAGCAAAGCTGACATACACTCAGCCTTCTTATCTGAAGCACCACAATATCTGCAAGAATCAGTTTTACCTCAAAAAGATAAGGATTTTGGCAATGCCACACCAAGGCAGAAGTTCAACTTCTAACCTTGACAGGGGACAATGACTTGAAATGAGAGCACCACTCCTTCCTGGGCCTTCCAGTCTCCATGTGAAGCCCATCCCTGTCTCCAAGCACATCCAGAGCAAGCCCACCAGTGCTGAGCTACATGAGATCTCCCTTGGTAAATCAGATGTGTCACTTGTGAGCGTTTCAAGGCACCACCACAAAATGCAGGCAGCACGGGCTGTCAGTGAAGGCAGCCACGTTGAAGGATTGTGTTTTACACTCAGGCACATCAGATGATCAAGGGAGTCTTTCTGCCCTttaaagagagagggggaaaaaagaagcaaGGCATGGAGCAGGGGTACAACGAAACCATCAGGAAAAGTCTCCCACAAGAACAAGAGAGTGCATCATCATCCTTGCCTGAATGTTCCCAGTGCTCTGGAGAAAAAGCAGTCAGGGTACAGGCTAGGGAACACAGGAATCCTGCAGCAGGACCTCGCTGTGctctgcagccacccagccctggcagcactcaGGGACACTGTGCTGAGGTACAGGAGCACTGTACCAGAGCCAGCTCTCTCTGGGTGCCACCTCCTCCATCCATCTTTCCACAGGGAAGCCGTGAAGCAATTACAGTTTATAATGTCCTGTGCAGTTGCTGGGCAAACCACGCACAGGAAAGCCTGGGTTGCTGGAACAAAGCTACTGAGTAAGCTGGAGGCTTTCCCAGAGAAATTTACAGTCCAGGATGAGGATCCACACAACCTGGTCACACCTGCAGGCACAAACAGTGCAAGAAAGAGTGTGCACATTTGTGACATTCAAAGCACTGCAACCACTCACACTCATTCTTCTCTGCAACCCCCAGAGCTTCGTCCTTGCACTAAAACATGGAGCTCAGGGTAGAGAACACCAGGACTCCACACTCACCCCTGTCCTTGTCCTGTGATCGTTTCCCTTTGTGTTCATAACCCCAAGGGCAGGGCAGATGCAAAGATCAAACTACCCAGACTTTGCTCAACAGCAAACAGATCAATCTGAGAGGGAGAAGTTCACGAGATTctcaaaatcaaaaccaaacagtCTGAGGGCCCGGAATGCCCTAACACCCTAACACCGACCCACAGGCTCTCCCCAGCAAGGAGGAAAAGGCAAATCGTGAAAAGGAACCGAGTGAAATCTCTCTTTTCCTACTGCAGAGGAACTGGCTGGCTTGGAGCTGGACCTCAGGAAAAGAGCCCAAGATAAACGGAGAGCACAGTGTGGGAATTAACCCCCGCACTGCTGTCCTGCAATCACACCCACAGTTCTGCTTTTGAGGCATTTCACAGCCAGggtgggctctgctgcagggccacGGCCACGAAGAGAGGACAGGAGGCACCATTCCTCCAAATATCCCTTAACCCATCTCACCCCAAGGATGAAATGCAACACCCACCATCATTACAAAAGTACTAAGACCTGGCctgatctctttttttttttggaaagcttTTGACCACTAAATAGGAGAAAGATAAGCCCAAGGTGTTTGGAGCACCCCGTCAGTGCATTAATGACAATGCTGATTAGCAACAGCCATCATCGTTTACCCCTAAGTAACACCCTGAAGATGGCACATACATAACGTGAAAAAGAAATCAGCAGAGATGAGTGCTGGGGCAGGATTGGGTATCCCGAGGCCATCATGAGGATGTTTGCTCTGGATGCTCAAAGCAAGACCATTCACATGCAGAAGAAGAGCAGAGAACAGTATTTTAACGGGTGCTTTAAGTGGCCATTCTTGCCAACAAATGTAATTAACTCCTGTGTTTAGAAGAGCTCCACGCAGCCAGGCTTTGAAGTTAACACCTCCTTGAGAGGACACGGGATGGGAGTGTTCTTTATTTTCCTGTTGTTCCTATTGTTTCACTGAGGTCTGCCTTTCACAGCAAGTGAGAATGGGAGAGCTGATGAGCCTTGCTAGCAGCACAATTGCTGCTCCACAAGTTCAGGCTGACAACAGAGAGACAAACAGAAGTCTAGGGAATATTTTCAAAATTAAGAAAAAGATCACCGAGGATTTTCTTCCATGTTATGCTTTCTGATGGGAGAATGGGATTTAAACTGCAAGCAGACACAAAAAACGAGACTAGAAAGCCTGCTTTAATGCTGGAATAAACTGCGTAGAAGGGAGAGGACCCAGATAAAATCAATTGATGAACACTGTTCTCAAGAATACTAGAGCTTGAAATGTTAACATCTTGAGAGGGAGATGACCTGGAAAAATATTTGgagttattatttttaaatgactGGGCTTGTTACTGTTACAGGAAGGCACTCGAGTTTATGCCATACAGACTTTGTGAAGTGGTAATTCATGAACTTTGCAGAGGGTGAAAAGAGCAAATTTGCCAAAGCCAAGCAGCCACCCTCTGCAGAGGGGAGCAAGACATTATCCCTATATGCATGTGGAATACTAAACAAAAAAAGGCATGATCGCCTTGCTCCCTTCAGGGCAGAGGggtgcagggagagggaagggggtCAGAAAAAGGAACTGCCCCAGTGTTGGTCAAGATTGGTCTTGCTGCTGCCATAATACTCAGGGGCAGGGAAAAAGTGTGTGTGGGgcacacttaaaaaaaataaatcacacctACAGTCGAAGGAATAATTTCTTCTTCCTTCAGAGCCATGATTTCATGGTCTGATCTGCCCAGGGGAGAAGCTGCAACACTTTGGTGGCAGAGGTGTGAGTACAGACTAAGAAGCCTTCACAGTGACAGAATAGCACCTGGTGCAGCTGGAACAGAGCAGCTGAAACCACACATTTAACTCCTTCCAATGCTGGGTGGCTCACGAGGACCTGCTAAGTATCATCTCTCTCAACATCACTCATGCTTGTCCGCGGGAACAGGGAAACAAATACCTCTTACCATTAATTAAACAACCCTTTCAGTAACTTCCCCAGACCGTTATTGCCGCGAGAGGATATGCAAGCAAAGAAAAGGGTCATTTTTAAAACAATTAGAATTGCTGGAAGGAACATACCATGTTAGAATATTGCACttctaaaaataaaagagaataaaaataaaagaagagaacGCCCTTAGGCAGCAAGTGAAGCCATTACCTTTAGTGTGATATAGAATAGCAGCCCTCAGGTCAAAAGAACCCCAGCTATCTTTCCTTTCTAGGCCTCTCTGGTACCTCTGTTCTTTGGCGGAGGCTAGCAAATTGTTCGTAGGAGAGGCCAGAGGATTCTCTACTTCATAGTCTTTTGAAAGAAACACTAAAGCACCTTGGCTACCGGTGTCTGCCTTTTGTAGGTCACCTGTGTGATGCGACTCCAAGGCTAAGACACCACCCTCAACAGCAGTCCCAGGCTTAAGAACAGCACTAAGAATTTGAGGGCTAGTCCGTTTATCCAGCTCATAAGCCTTAGGAAACACAGGTTGTTCAGTTCCTGAGGGAATGATTTCAGGACACTGTGAAACCAAAGTGGCAGGATATTCCCCTTGAAATGTCACTTCCATTAACTGATTATCCGCAGATTTCCCCACAACGGTTTCAGGTCCAGCACTGGGCTCGTTTATGAAAGACAAGCCCCACTGATTCTGGAAGATATCCCCCAGGTTCTGCTGATTCGTCTGTGAAGGGAAATCGACTTGTGCTGTCCCCAGGAGCACAGTTTGCATATTTGAAGGGTAGATAAAAAGGCCAGATTTCTTTTGTTCGAGGGCTGTCGAAGTTGTACTCATGTCCTGGGGTACAGACTCGGAGGAGGAGGTCGATGGTACAGTACTAGCAGCAGTGGAGAGCAGTGGCTGGGCCCCTGGGGAATACACACTTCCATCAGTCCCAGCAAGGATTGGCCCGTTGGAGAAGCTGGCAGAAGTGACAGATTTCATAGCAGACATGGGGACTTGGGACAGTCGACTTGATGATGTCTGGGCCTGAGTTTCCCCAGCAGATGATGAAGACGATGAAGATGACGTGGATGGGGTTTGAGCTGCTTTGTTGAGGTTTTCTTTAACTTTACTTGCATAACTAATTTTGGGAACAATTTTAGCACTGCTATTGTCCACTGGAAAAACTGGGGGTGGTTTAAATAAGGTCCATGAGTCCTCTTTAGACGTAGCCGACGATGCGTGCTTCCCTTTGGGCCGGTCATCAAACTTCTTGCTGCTAATCCCAGGTTTGGCATCAGAGTTTTTCCGTGGTACATCCCCGAGCCCAGGCTTCCCCCTGCCTGCTCCACCAGCCCCAGCCTCATATTTCCAAACAGGCTTAGTATTTTCAATTCGGTTCCCCTTTTGTTCACTATAATCAGGCTTGAAACTCTCAAGTTCCTGTTTCAAGGTTGGCGCACTGACCTCCTGCTGCATTATTTTGTCCTGTACTAGATTCAAGTTCTCACAACCCTTGGCACTGTTGCGCCTGCCTTTCCTTTTTTTAGGTGTGGTATATCCACTCTCGGAGCCGCTGCCATCGTTGTCGGCCCCTTTGCCTACGTAGCCATTTGTGATGTAGCTTGAATTGTTGGTCACCACGCCGTTTGGAATAGACACTCCCTCTGGCTTGTCTGAGGACTGGTTCTCTCTGTGTTTGTTCTCGTAAGACTTCTCATTCTTTTTGTCCATGCTATTTTTCTGAATGAAGTTCTTGGTTTTGATTCCAGCTTTCCCCAAAGCACCGGCCTTCACAGTCTGCTTTGGGATGGCATTAGGATCTACGAGCTGCTGGCTGCCATTGGGGACCCTGGATCCTGGGGCGGCGGCTTCATCAGAGCACAGGCCCTTCAGGGACGCTTCTCGCTCTCCTGCGTTACCATTCAGCTCTCCGTAGCCTAGAGGGAAGCCAAAAACAGCAAAAGGCAAGAATTAGAATGTGAAATGTTAGACTTGCCATTGCAGAAAGCTGCAGTCAGCCCCAAACATATCCAGTTTCCTCGTGCAGACATTTTTAAAATAGGAGAATATCTAGTCTCTGAGGTAAAGCTGCATAAATTTATTTGCTGGAACGCACAGCAAGAAGGGTTAAAGCAGGAAGGACCAGCCATGACTGCCTCCCGCATAACTGAGTGACACACAGATAACAtaacaaagcaaaagaaaatacaGATACTATGCCAGGAAAATATACAGTACTGAAGATCACTGGCAAGCTGGAAAGCTATTTCATCAGCTACTATTTCCAGgtcacagagaggaaaaaattaatttccagGATGCTTCAAGACAGCGGGATCCACTGCCTTTGTGACAAGATCTGTGGAGGTTCAGGATACACACTGTGAACAAGGGACAATTCCTACCATCTCCATCAGCTCCTGGGCCTGCAACACCAGCagtcctccttcccaccctcctCCCAAATGCCATCTCAGTAAAGGAGTGGGGAAATAAAGCACAGTATTTCCAAAAGGACACGTGCAAGTCCAGCTGGAAGATGGAGGGAAGAAAATGTGGCCACATCTCCTCAGAACGCTTCAGGATAGTGACCAGCACCTCCCTACATATGCTCCTGAGCACTGAAAAGGTGAGAGAACTAAGAAATGCATGCCTGCAAgggcccttctgctgccaccagcagCGAGTCTCTTCCCCACTGAAAAACTTGTATTTCAGAGTCCCCAGGAGAGCGGGTATGAGCCTGAGACCCAAGAAATAAAGCATTTGCTTGGTGTTTCAACTCATAAAACCATGAGATTGTGCTGTAAGACTGAGCTTTACTCTTCCCTTCTGAAGTTTACTCCAGGTCCCATGGTTCTGGGAGTGCAATGGAAGCCCAGGAGAGTCCACACTGAACCACCCCAACTTCCTCTTttgctttttcctctttaaacACCTCTGGCCAGAGGCCTGCTGCTTTCGAGGACCCTGGCCAAAGccccaagagaagcgctggagaTGGGGAGAGCGCACAGTGCCCTGCTCCACAAACACACTCCAGCTGCACAGGGACCCCTCCTGC from Melospiza melodia melodia isolate bMelMel2 chromosome 21, bMelMel2.pri, whole genome shotgun sequence encodes the following:
- the NUFIP2 gene encoding FMR1-interacting protein NUFIP2 translates to MEEQPHHHHHHHHYYYYGHHHHHPQSAYLPPPDGRAQPKPPLRHEHKHGGPQHTEAPKRRPGYGELNGNAGEREASLKGLCSDEAAAPGSRVPNGSQQLVDPNAIPKQTVKAGALGKAGIKTKNFIQKNSMDKKNEKSYENKHRENQSSDKPEGVSIPNGVVTNNSSYITNGYVGKGADNDGSGSESGYTTPKKRKGRRNSAKGCENLNLVQDKIMQQEVSAPTLKQELESFKPDYSEQKGNRIENTKPVWKYEAGAGGAGRGKPGLGDVPRKNSDAKPGISSKKFDDRPKGKHASSATSKEDSWTLFKPPPVFPVDNSSAKIVPKISYASKVKENLNKAAQTPSTSSSSSSSSAGETQAQTSSSRLSQVPMSAMKSVTSASFSNGPILAGTDGSVYSPGAQPLLSTAASTVPSTSSSESVPQDMSTTSTALEQKKSGLFIYPSNMQTVLLGTAQVDFPSQTNQQNLGDIFQNQWGLSFINEPSAGPETVVGKSADNQLMEVTFQGEYPATLVSQCPEIIPSGTEQPVFPKAYELDKRTSPQILSAVLKPGTAVEGGVLALESHHTGDLQKADTGSQGALVFLSKDYEVENPLASPTNNLLASAKEQRYQRGLERKDSWGSFDLRAAILYHTKEMEAVWNLQKQDPKRIITYDEAMDRPDQ